The following coding sequences lie in one Mycobacterium sp. Z3061 genomic window:
- a CDS encoding NADH-quinone oxidoreductase subunit C, whose amino-acid sequence MSSPDKDPQGATLTPGADIPPEGQEVINVRRGMFGVRGTGDTSGYGRLVREIALPGESPRPYGSYFDDIADRLAEALDREGLDFNEAIEKVVVYRDELTLYVRRDLLPQVAHRLRDEPELRFELCLGVSGVHYPNETGRELHAVYPLQSITHNRRLRLEAVAPDSDPHIPSLFNVYPTNDWHERETYDFFGIIFDGHPSLTRIEMPDDWHGHPQRKDYPLGGIPVEYKGAQIPPPDERRGYN is encoded by the coding sequence ATGAGCTCACCCGACAAGGACCCGCAGGGTGCAACCCTCACTCCGGGTGCCGACATACCGCCGGAAGGTCAGGAGGTCATCAACGTCCGCCGCGGCATGTTCGGCGTGCGCGGCACCGGCGACACCTCCGGCTATGGACGGCTGGTGCGCGAGATCGCGCTGCCCGGCGAAAGTCCCCGACCCTACGGCAGCTATTTCGACGACATCGCCGACCGCCTGGCCGAGGCATTGGACCGAGAGGGCCTCGACTTCAACGAGGCGATCGAGAAGGTCGTGGTCTATCGCGACGAGCTCACCCTCTACGTGCGCCGGGATCTGCTGCCGCAGGTCGCCCATCGGCTGCGGGACGAGCCGGAACTGCGTTTCGAGCTGTGCCTGGGCGTCAGCGGCGTGCACTACCCGAACGAGACCGGCCGCGAACTGCACGCGGTGTACCCACTGCAGTCGATCACGCACAATCGTCGGCTCAGACTGGAAGCCGTTGCGCCCGATAGTGATCCGCACATCCCGTCGCTGTTCAACGTCTACCCCACCAACGACTGGCACGAACGCGAAACCTACGACTTCTTCGGGATCATCTTCGACGGCCACCCGTCCCTGACCCGCATCGAGATGCCCGACGACTGGCACGGGCACCCGCAACGCAAGGACTATCCGCTGGGCGGCATCCCGGTGGAGTACAAGGGCGCGCAGATTCCGCCGCCCGACGAGCGCAGGGGTTATAACTGA
- a CDS encoding NADH-quinone oxidoreductase subunit B family protein — protein MGLEEQLPGGILLSTVEKVAGYVRKNSLWPATFGLACCAIEMMATAGPRFDIARFGMERFSATPRQADLMIVAGRVSQKMAPVLRQIYDQMAEPKWVLAMGVCASSGGMFNNYAVVQGVDHVVPVDIYLPGCPPRPEMLLYAILKLHEKIQEMPLGVNREKAIAEAEEAAMAARPTIEMRGLLR, from the coding sequence GTGGGACTGGAAGAACAGTTACCCGGCGGGATCCTGCTGTCCACGGTTGAGAAGGTTGCGGGCTACGTCCGCAAGAACTCACTGTGGCCGGCGACGTTCGGGTTGGCCTGCTGCGCGATCGAGATGATGGCGACCGCGGGGCCGAGGTTCGATATAGCCCGATTCGGCATGGAGCGGTTCTCGGCGACGCCGCGACAGGCGGATCTGATGATCGTCGCGGGCCGGGTCAGTCAGAAGATGGCGCCGGTGCTGCGCCAGATCTACGACCAGATGGCCGAGCCGAAATGGGTTCTGGCGATGGGTGTGTGCGCGTCGTCCGGCGGGATGTTCAACAACTATGCGGTGGTCCAGGGCGTCGACCACGTGGTGCCGGTGGACATCTACCTGCCCGGCTGCCCGCCCCGGCCCGAGATGCTGTTGTACGCAATCCTCAAGCTGCACGAGAAGATTCAGGAAATGCCGCTGGGGGTCAACCGGGAGAAGGCCATCGCCGAGGCCGAAGAGGCCGCCATGGCTGCCCGGCCGACGATCGAGATGCGCGGGCTGCTGCGATGA
- a CDS encoding NADH-quinone oxidoreductase subunit A — protein MNVYIPILVMAGIGAAFAIGSVFLASITGPSRYNRSKLEAYECGIEPTETGFSGPHAASGQRFPIKYYLTAMLFIVFDIEIVFLYPWAVSFDSLGTFALVEMVIFMLTVFVAYAYVWRRGGLTWD, from the coding sequence GTGAACGTCTACATACCCATATTGGTGATGGCGGGCATTGGTGCGGCCTTCGCCATCGGTTCGGTCTTCCTGGCCAGCATCACCGGCCCCAGCCGATACAACCGGTCAAAGCTCGAGGCTTACGAATGTGGGATCGAGCCCACCGAAACCGGGTTCAGCGGGCCGCACGCGGCGAGCGGGCAGCGCTTCCCGATCAAGTATTACCTGACCGCAATGTTGTTCATCGTCTTCGATATTGAGATTGTGTTCCTCTATCCGTGGGCGGTTAGCTTCGATTCGCTGGGGACTTTCGCGCTCGTCGAGATGGTCATATTCATGCTCACGGTTTTCGTGGCCTACGCCTATGTGTGGCGCCGCGGCGGCCTGACGTGGGATTGA
- a CDS encoding PE family protein, which produces MNGDAGGAGGAGGNGGDGGPTGTGGNAGNGGAGGNGAQGGLDTGTGGKPRPAVATAARVALPAPLVAAPPRATAASVATAATAAKAAPATRTAPAPASPATPAAKAGLAATAATAAPPAPAATPATAATAAAAATAAPTPGSAELPPAGGAGGAGGAAGLVGTGAVSGKGGHGGAGGNGGAGAVGNNGAGGNVADNGGAGGAGGAGGGAGFTVSTGNVGGDGGRGGNGGAGGTGGSSSGGGNGGAGGAGGNGASVTGAGNIGGNAGSGGNGGAGGDAGAGSGANGGAGGNGGTAGTATAGTGATAGKGASGGNGGSGGAGANAGGPFAGGKGGYGGTGGNASGTSSVGGNGGNGGSGGNGYAVGFIGGAGFSGGDGGAGGTGGNASGTSSVGGNGGNGGSGGNGYAGGLDTGTGGTTAPAGGAGGNGGMSGVAGTGATAGKYGTGGNGGNGGAGTAGNNGDPNKPGDNGGTGGQGGYGGYGNGNTGVGGNAGSGGAGGKGGNGGLDVGTGGATAPAGGNGGNGGDAGYAGGAGSGKTGNGGSGGNGGQGGAGSTGNNGNAGLAGDNGGAGGTGGNGGASHIGYGGTGMGGNAGAGGAGGNGGNGGTDSHKGGGFVAPAGGAGGDGGAAGTPGTAGYSWTVGAGATGGNGGTGGYGSTGSNGTFPPSGSNGNGDYGGAGGAGGSGGNATGTGSVGGNAGSGGKGGNGGNGANDIGNGTPVGGNGGNGGDAGTAGTGATAGTGGNGGNGGTGGNGGNGATGGWSGLLNGDGGGTGGNGGNGGSAAGTGSVSGSGGTGGAGGNGGDGGTDSGAGGMAGGAGAQGGAGGSAGAATGGATSGNGGAGGKGGAGGNGSAATTAGASGGAGGIGGTGGTGGNAGTGGTNGASGTGGNGGNGGNGALAGSFVGGGKGGAGGDGGAGGTAGTGGSTSSASGGGGNGGHGGNGGAGVTSAGSFGGGNGGIGGNGGASGTGDLVETGGAGGAGGAGGNGATGLAGSAGGDGGQGGLGGNGGSATGTGGVGGKAGNGGIGGNGGNAGADIGTGSGIAPSGGNGGNGGNAGTAGTGAIAGNGGIGGNGGNGGAGATGNAGNPSKPGDAGGNGGAGGAGGNATGTGSVGGNGGSGGTAGNGGNGGTDTGTGGTTAPAGGNGGVGGNGGNAGSGATWGNGGGGGKGGGGGNGSTGYSYTSGPSTPGDTGGNGGAGGTGGIGGNSGSGGTNGASGAGGNGGNGGNGGVGGDISGPLGAGGNGGNGGAAGTAGTGGTFSSPVGGAGGNGGNGGNGGNGLNNTAHSNVGTPGGAGGNGGTGGAGGVGDLVETGGNGGQGGTGGNGASMTFPYSVTLVGGTGGAGGNGGAGGASTGGIASNTGGTGGMAGAGAPAVPATQPRTSHPVWAARAGPVGLAARAASPAAPGPSAETAPRAAWAVPAAPAATPRRVRASSAARAARPVRVAQVVTAAAPAAAPTAPAVRAATAAPAATVAPDPAEWASAWPARRAATVVPVATPAPVGPWAVVAAAVARVLRVRAEPAVTAGQAVAPGPPARASPASAAAPAARAATADPVVSPALAATPATAAPVGTAATPVPTSVVRAMSVVLAAPGATGARPAPASSQVTAAMAAPAATAAPAVTVPAPSAAAMVAPAAPVAPAATAATRASAAPTAPAAPAATAATRATVAMPRSETAVTAAQAAKAVTPGLQAPAAASSAQQAARVASVATAATAAPQPRMLVGLAASAGPAVTAATGAAATSSSSAAPAAPAAQVAPAALHPPAP; this is translated from the coding sequence TTGAACGGCGACGCCGGCGGCGCTGGTGGTGCGGGCGGCAACGGTGGCGACGGCGGCCCGACCGGCACCGGCGGCAACGCCGGGAACGGCGGGGCCGGCGGGAACGGCGCCCAGGGCGGCCTCGACACCGGGACTGGTGGAAAGCCGCGCCCCGCGGTGGCAACGGCGGCAAGGGTGGCGCTGCCGGCACCGCTGGTGGCGGCGCCACCGCGGGCAACGGCGGCATCGGTGGCAACGGCGGCAACGGCGGCCAAGGCAGCACCGGCAACCCGTACGGCGCCAGCCCCGGCCTCGCCGGCGACGCCGGCGGCCAAGGCGGGATTGGCGGCAACGGCGGCAACGGCGGCGCCACCGGCACCGGCGGCAACGCCGGCAACGGCGGCAACGGCGGCGGCGGCGGCAACGGCGGCACCGACACCGGGTTCGGCGGAGCTACCGCCCGCCGGAGGCGCCGGTGGTGCGGGTGGAGCGGCCGGGCTGGTCGGCACCGGCGCCGTCAGCGGCAAAGGCGGACACGGAGGCGCCGGCGGCAATGGCGGCGCCGGTGCCGTCGGCAACAACGGCGCTGGCGGCAACGTCGCCGACAACGGGGGCGCCGGAGGTGCCGGCGGCGCCGGCGGCGGCGCCGGCTTCACCGTCAGCACCGGCAATGTCGGCGGGGACGGTGGACGCGGCGGAAACGGTGGTGCCGGCGGCACCGGCGGGTCGTCCAGCGGCGGCGGAAACGGCGGCGCGGGCGGGGCCGGCGGCAACGGCGCCAGCGTCACCGGCGCCGGCAACATCGGCGGAAACGCAGGCAGCGGTGGCAACGGCGGCGCAGGCGGCGACGCCGGCGCCGGCAGTGGTGCCAACGGGGGCGCCGGCGGCAACGGCGGCACCGCCGGTACCGCAACAGCCGGCACCGGTGCCACCGCGGGCAAAGGCGCTAGCGGCGGCAACGGCGGCAGCGGCGGTGCTGGTGCGAACGCCGGCGGACCCTTCGCCGGCGGCAAGGGCGGCTATGGCGGCACCGGCGGCAACGCCAGCGGTACGAGCAGTGTCGGTGGCAACGGCGGCAATGGCGGCAGCGGGGGCAACGGCTACGCCGTGGGCTTCATCGGCGGCGCCGGCTTCAGCGGCGGTGACGGTGGCGCCGGCGGCACCGGCGGCAACGCCAGCGGTACGAGCAGTGTCGGTGGCAACGGCGGCAATGGCGGCAGCGGGGGCAACGGCTACGCCGGCGGACTCGACACCGGCACCGGCGGGACCACCGCGCCGGCCGGCGGGGCCGGCGGCAACGGCGGCATGTCCGGCGTGGCAGGGACCGGCGCTACTGCAGGCAAATACGGCACCGGCGGCAACGGCGGCAACGGCGGTGCCGGCACCGCGGGCAATAACGGCGACCCCAACAAGCCCGGAGACAACGGCGGCACCGGTGGCCAGGGCGGTTACGGCGGATACGGCAACGGCAACACCGGTGTCGGCGGCAACGCCGGCAGCGGCGGCGCCGGCGGCAAAGGCGGTAACGGCGGCCTCGACGTGGGAACTGGCGGAGCTACCGCACCGGCCGGCGGCAACGGCGGCAACGGCGGCGATGCCGGCTACGCAGGCGGAGCCGGCTCGGGTAAGACAGGCAACGGCGGTAGCGGCGGTAACGGTGGTCAAGGCGGTGCCGGCAGTACCGGCAACAACGGCAACGCCGGGCTGGCCGGTGACAACGGCGGCGCCGGCGGCACCGGCGGCAACGGTGGCGCCTCCCACATCGGCTACGGGGGCACTGGCATGGGCGGCAACGCCGGGGCTGGCGGCGCGGGCGGCAACGGCGGCAACGGCGGCACCGACAGCCACAAAGGCGGCGGATTCGTCGCCCCGGCTGGTGGCGCCGGCGGAGACGGCGGTGCCGCCGGGACGCCCGGCACCGCCGGTTATAGCTGGACTGTTGGCGCCGGGGCCACTGGCGGCAACGGTGGCACCGGCGGTTACGGCAGCACCGGCAGCAACGGCACGTTCCCGCCGAGTGGCAGTAACGGCAACGGCGATTACGGCGGTGCCGGCGGTGCCGGCGGCAGCGGGGGCAATGCCACCGGGACCGGCAGCGTCGGTGGCAACGCCGGCAGCGGCGGCAAGGGCGGCAACGGCGGCAACGGCGCCAACGACATTGGCAACGGCACCCCGGTCGGTGGCAACGGCGGCAACGGGGGCGATGCGGGGACCGCAGGCACCGGCGCTACCGCAGGCACCGGCGGGAATGGCGGCAACGGCGGCACCGGCGGGAACGGCGGCAACGGCGCCACTGGCGGGTGGAGCGGATTGCTCAACGGCGACGGCGGCGGCACCGGCGGCAACGGCGGCAACGGCGGCAGCGCCGCTGGCACCGGCAGTGTCAGCGGCAGCGGCGGCACCGGCGGCGCCGGCGGCAATGGCGGCGACGGCGGCACCGACAGCGGCGCCGGCGGCATGGCAGGCGGTGCTGGCGCGCAAGGCGGCGCTGGCGGCAGCGCCGGCGCGGCAACCGGTGGAGCCACCTCAGGCAACGGCGGCGCGGGCGGCAAAGGCGGCGCCGGTGGCAATGGAAGCGCCGCGACGACCGCCGGCGCCAGCGGCGGTGCCGGAGGTATCGGCGGCACCGGCGGTACGGGTGGCAACGCGGGCACCGGCGGGACCAACGGCGCCAGCGGCACCGGCGGCAACGGCGGCAACGGCGGCAACGGCGCGCTAGCGGGCTCCTTCGTCGGCGGCGGCAAAGGCGGCGCCGGCGGTGACGGCGGCGCAGGCGGCACGGCTGGCACTGGCGGCAGCACCTCGAGCGCCTCGGGCGGCGGCGGCAACGGCGGCCATGGTGGCAACGGAGGCGCCGGCGTGACGTCGGCGGGCTCATTCGGCGGCGGCAACGGCGGCATCGGGGGCAACGGCGGCGCGTCGGGCACCGGGGACCTCGTCGAGACCGGCGGTGCTGGCGGTGCCGGCGGCGCGGGCGGCAACGGCGCCACAGGCCTGGCAGGCAGCGCAGGCGGCGACGGCGGCCAAGGCGGCCTGGGCGGAAACGGCGGCAGCGCCACCGGCACTGGCGGTGTCGGCGGCAAGGCCGGCAACGGCGGCATCGGCGGCAACGGCGGCAACGCCGGCGCCGACATCGGTACCGGCAGCGGCATCGCCCCATCCGGCGGCAACGGCGGCAACGGCGGCAATGCCGGCACGGCCGGCACCGGCGCCATCGCCGGCAACGGAGGCATCGGCGGCAACGGTGGCAACGGCGGAGCCGGTGCAACTGGCAACGCCGGCAACCCCAGCAAGCCCGGTGATGCTGGCGGCAACGGCGGTGCCGGCGGTGCCGGCGGCAACGCCACCGGCACCGGCAGCGTCGGCGGAAACGGCGGAAGCGGCGGCACGGCCGGCAACGGCGGCAACGGCGGCACCGACACCGGAACCGGCGGAACCACCGCCCCAGCCGGAGGCAACGGCGGCGTCGGCGGAAACGGCGGTAACGCTGGCAGCGGCGCTACCTGGGGCAACGGCGGCGGCGGCGGCAAAGGCGGCGGCGGCGGAAACGGCAGCACCGGCTACAGCTACACAAGTGGCCCTAGCACGCCCGGCGACACCGGTGGCAACGGCGGGGCCGGCGGCACGGGCGGCATCGGCGGCAACTCCGGTTCCGGCGGCACCAACGGCGCCAGCGGGGCGGGCGGTAACGGCGGCAACGGCGGCAATGGCGGTGTCGGCGGCGATATCAGTGGCCCTCTTGGCGCCGGCGGTAACGGCGGCAACGGCGGGGCCGCCGGCACGGCCGGCACTGGCGGCACCTTCTCAAGCCCCGTCGGCGGCGCCGGCGGCAACGGCGGCAACGGCGGCAACGGCGGCAACGGGCTCAACAACACCGCCCACTCCAATGTCGGCACACCGGGAGGTGCCGGCGGCAACGGCGGCACTGGCGGCGCCGGCGGCGTCGGCGACCTCGTCGAGACCGGCGGCAACGGCGGACAGGGGGGGACCGGCGGCAACGGTGCCAGTATGACCTTCCCGTACAGCGTCACTCTCGTCGGCGGTACCGGCGGGGCCGGCGGCAATGGCGGCGCCGGCGGCGCCAGCACCGGCGGCATCGCCTCCAACACCGGCGGAACCGGCGGCATGGCGGGCGCCGGGGCTCCGGCGGTGCCGGCGACCCAGCCTCGAACGTCCCACCCGGTATGGGCGGCACGGGCGGGGCCGGTGGGCTTGGCGGCGCGGGCGGCTTCGCCAGCGGCGCCGGGGCCATCGGCGGAAACGGCGCCTCGGGCGGCATGGGCGGTGCCGGCGGCGCCGGCGGCAACGCCGCGTCGGGTAAGGGCCTCGTCGGCGGCGCGGGCGGCCAGGCCGGTGCGGGTGGCGCAGGTGGTGACGGCGGCAGCACCGGCGGCGGCACCAACGGCTCCGGCGGTGCGGGCGGCAACGGCGGCACCGGCGGCAACGGTGGCTCCGGATCCAGCGGAGTGGGCTTCGGCTTGGCCGGCGCGGCGGGCGGCAACGGTGGTGCCGGTGGCGACGCCGGCGCCGGTGGGGCCGTGGGCAGTGGTGGCAGCGGCGGTGGCGCGGGTACTGCGGGTACGGGCGGAACCGGCGGTAACGGCGGGGCAGGCGGTAGCGCCGGGGCCGCCGGCGCGGGCATCACCGGCCTCAGCGGCGGCGCCGGCGGCCAGGGCGGCAACGGCGGATCCGGTGGTGTCACCGGCACTGGCGGCAACGCCGGCAACGGCGGCGCCGGTGGGAACGGCGGCAACGCCGGTGCCAACCTCGGTGGTCCGGGCTATGTCGGTGGTACTGGCGGCGCCGGGGGCGACGGGGGCAAGGCCGGCACCGGCGTCATCTCAGGTAACGGCGGCAATGGCGGCACCGGCGGCGACGGCGGCGCCGGCAGTGACGGTTCCGGCGCCGTCGGCGGCGGCAATGGTGGCGCCGGCGGCGCCGGTGGCACCGGCGGCAACGGCGGCAACTCGGGCTTCGGCGGCACCAACGGCGCCAGCGGCGCCGGCGGCAACGGCGGCAACGCGGGCAACGGTGGCAATGCCGCGGTCGGAAACGGCGGTAACGGCGGCACAGGCGGCAAAGGCGGTAACGCCGGGTCTGCAGGCTCCGGCGGCAGCTTCTTCAGCCCAGCAGGCGGCGCGGGTGGCATCGGTGGCAACGGCGGCAACGGCGGCACCTCAGCCCCGAATGCTAGTTGGACTGGCGGCTTCGGCGGGTCCGGCGGTGACGGCGGCAACGGGGGCAGCGGCGACCTCGTCGAGTTCGGCGGCGCCGGCGGCGCCGGCGGCACAGGTGGCACCGGCAGCACTGCATCCTCCGGCTCCATAG